A window from Herbaspirillum sp. meg3 encodes these proteins:
- the pbpG gene encoding D-alanyl-D-alanine endopeptidase — translation MLKSALAVVTTLLFVVAGISPAQAQTSANTKKTAAKKTVVKKVVVRRQAAPKRAAPQASLDHREKLVKKVAYVHGKRRVVYQRVAAMPTVPVVPPVMTAGDMAGLNLTQDPLALRSNVALVIDQASSQVLFEKNSSVALPIASVTKLMTSLVVVEARQNMEEILTVTDDDVDRQKHSSSRLRVGAQLSRDDMLHIALMSSENRAASALGRNYPGGLPAFVAAMNAKARSLGMMDTHYVDSTGLSSNNVASARDLAKLVVAAYNYPVIRQYSTDAKYMVEPSGHALQYASSNRLVASKDWDIGLQKTGYINEAGHCLVMLTKIEGRSVVMVFLDSKGKLSHVGDAARMRKWLSEQGPQNLTRVNLRGGRADEG, via the coding sequence ATGCTTAAATCTGCGCTAGCTGTCGTTACTACGCTACTTTTCGTGGTGGCAGGCATTTCTCCCGCACAGGCCCAAACGTCGGCCAATACCAAGAAAACTGCAGCTAAAAAGACCGTAGTCAAGAAAGTCGTCGTCAGACGACAAGCCGCTCCCAAGCGCGCCGCCCCTCAAGCTTCCCTCGATCACCGCGAAAAACTCGTCAAAAAAGTTGCTTACGTACACGGCAAGCGCCGCGTCGTTTATCAGCGTGTTGCCGCGATGCCGACCGTACCGGTTGTTCCGCCGGTGATGACTGCCGGCGACATGGCCGGTCTGAACCTGACGCAAGATCCGCTGGCGCTGCGTTCCAACGTTGCACTGGTAATCGATCAGGCCAGTTCGCAAGTCCTGTTTGAAAAAAATTCCTCCGTTGCCTTGCCGATCGCTTCGGTGACCAAGCTGATGACATCGCTGGTCGTGGTCGAAGCGCGTCAGAACATGGAAGAGATATTGACCGTCACCGATGATGACGTCGATCGTCAAAAACACAGCAGCTCCCGTCTGCGCGTCGGTGCGCAATTGTCGCGTGACGATATGCTGCACATCGCGCTGATGAGTTCCGAAAACCGCGCGGCATCAGCACTGGGCCGCAACTATCCGGGCGGTCTGCCGGCATTCGTTGCCGCAATGAACGCCAAGGCGCGCTCGCTGGGCATGATGGATACGCACTACGTTGATTCGACCGGCCTGTCCAGCAACAACGTTGCCAGCGCACGTGACCTCGCCAAACTGGTGGTCGCTGCCTATAACTATCCTGTCATCCGCCAATACTCAACCGATGCCAAGTACATGGTCGAGCCTAGCGGCCACGCTCTGCAATACGCCAGCTCCAATCGTCTGGTCGCCAGCAAGGATTGGGACATCGGTCTGCAAAAAACCGGTTACATCAACGAAGCGGGTCATTGCCTGGTCATGCTGACCAAGATCGAAGGCCGTTCGGTTGTGATGGTGTTCCTCGATTCCAAGGGCAAGCTGTCGCACGTCGGCGATGCCGCACGTATGCGCAAATGGTTGTCCGAACAAGGTCCGCAAAATCTGACCCGCGTGAATCTGCGTGGCGGACGTGCAGACGAAGGTTGA
- a CDS encoding DMT family transporter translates to MNAPRSSSSSSFLAVLALATAALFWAGNMLVGKALNQQVAPMALAFWRWVLILVILAPFVLRDVVRHWQAIRAALPLLTLLALLGTGLYNALIFGALHFTSATNAALLNSSIPVWTLLLSVLLHRRRPGRLELAGVFVSLYGVAMIISHGSFGGLADFQLNRGDGWMLVAMVMWSLYLLLLPRRPRALPSFAYLWVTGVIGLIALTFLMLVNGGGQAFVIPLNQSSLIGVFYLAVFPSILATLVCNYGIDRIGSVRASQCVHLVPVFASVIAMACLGETLHWYHALGFIFVLAGLVIANYRGIATQKKVA, encoded by the coding sequence ATGAACGCTCCGCGCTCATCCAGCTCATCCAGCTTCCTCGCCGTTCTGGCGCTCGCCACGGCAGCGCTGTTCTGGGCCGGCAATATGCTGGTCGGCAAAGCCCTCAATCAGCAAGTTGCACCGATGGCGCTGGCATTCTGGCGCTGGGTGTTGATCCTTGTGATCCTGGCGCCGTTTGTGCTGCGCGACGTAGTGCGCCATTGGCAGGCAATCCGCGCTGCGCTGCCGCTGCTGACCTTGTTGGCTTTACTCGGCACGGGCTTGTACAACGCACTCATTTTCGGCGCCTTGCACTTCACCAGCGCGACTAATGCCGCTTTGCTCAACTCGTCAATTCCAGTCTGGACGCTGCTGCTTTCTGTATTGCTGCATCGGCGTCGCCCGGGACGATTGGAGTTGGCCGGCGTGTTCGTCTCTCTCTACGGCGTGGCGATGATTATCAGTCACGGTTCGTTCGGCGGTCTGGCAGATTTTCAACTCAATCGCGGCGACGGCTGGATGCTGGTTGCGATGGTGATGTGGAGTCTCTATTTACTGCTGTTGCCGCGACGTCCACGCGCCTTGCCGAGCTTCGCTTATCTGTGGGTGACGGGTGTGATCGGACTGATCGCATTAACTTTTCTGATGCTCGTCAACGGAGGCGGGCAGGCGTTCGTTATACCGCTCAATCAAAGCAGTTTGATCGGTGTTTTTTATCTGGCGGTGTTTCCCAGCATTCTGGCAACGCTGGTATGCAATTACGGCATAGATCGTATCGGCTCCGTCAGAGCATCTCAATGCGTTCATCTGGTACCGGTATTTGCGTCTGTTATCGCGATGGCGTGCCTCGGAGAGACGTTACACTGGTATCATGCTTTGGGTTTTATTTTTGTACTGGCGGGTCTGGTTATAGCAAATTACAGGGGTATCGCGACACAAAAAAAAGTCGCGTAG
- the ssuE gene encoding NADPH-dependent FMN reductase has translation MTILLLAGSPSAPSRSTRLLHHVGDKLAALGHRYSKLDVRDLPGQALIRADFNDPEIKAALARVEEASAVVVATPVYKAAYSGALKAFLDLLPQFGLTNKLVLPLATGGSQSHMLALDYALRPVLSSLNPKHVLPSIYATEAQVVWSDQDGLVLDAPIIARVQEGVEQLSSSLIALHKTAPGEFTDVPFSQIRCSV, from the coding sequence ATGACGATTCTTTTGCTGGCCGGTAGTCCATCCGCACCATCCCGTTCCACGCGCTTGCTGCATCACGTCGGCGACAAGCTGGCAGCATTGGGACATCGCTATTCCAAACTGGATGTGCGCGACTTGCCGGGGCAGGCGCTGATCCGCGCCGATTTCAACGATCCTGAAATCAAGGCTGCGTTGGCCCGTGTCGAAGAAGCTTCCGCTGTTGTCGTCGCTACGCCCGTCTATAAAGCAGCGTATAGCGGCGCGCTGAAAGCCTTCCTCGATTTGCTGCCGCAATTCGGCCTGACCAACAAGCTGGTGTTGCCGCTGGCGACCGGTGGCAGCCAGTCGCACATGCTGGCGCTCGACTATGCGTTGCGCCCGGTGTTGTCGTCGTTGAATCCCAAGCATGTCTTGCCAAGCATCTACGCAACAGAAGCGCAGGTGGTGTGGTCGGATCAGGATGGCCTGGTGCTCGACGCGCCGATCATTGCGCGCGTCCAGGAAGGTGTCGAACAACTGTCGAGCAGCCTGATTGCTCTGCACAAGACCGCACCGGGAGAATTCACCGATGTTCCGTTTTCGCAGATCCGATGTAGCGTTTAG
- a CDS encoding IclR family transcriptional regulator, translating to MKKEAQDETGAISIQVIERMVSLLDALAMYPDPVSLKELSAATKLHPSTAHRILNDLVVKRFVDRSEPGTYRLGMRLLELGNIVKSRLSVREAALDFMRALHRKTHQTINLSVRQSDEIVYIDRSFSERSGMQVVRAIGGRAPLHLTSTGKLFLSIDDPKAVRAYATRTGLAGHNKNSITDLSKLERELSMVRALGYARDNEELELGVRCMAAGIRDDSGKLVAGLSISAPADRLQEDWVEDLITTAAQISSALGFVSQQDGAV from the coding sequence ATGAAAAAAGAAGCCCAAGACGAGACAGGCGCGATATCGATTCAGGTCATTGAGCGCATGGTGTCTCTGCTGGACGCTCTGGCAATGTATCCGGATCCGGTCAGTCTGAAGGAATTGTCGGCTGCGACCAAGCTGCACCCATCAACCGCTCACCGCATCCTCAACGATCTGGTGGTGAAGCGCTTCGTCGACCGCTCCGAGCCGGGCACGTATCGCCTTGGCATGCGCCTGCTGGAGCTGGGTAATATCGTCAAGAGCCGCCTGAGCGTGCGTGAAGCGGCGCTCGACTTCATGCGCGCCCTGCACCGCAAGACGCATCAAACAATCAACTTGTCGGTCCGTCAGAGCGATGAGATCGTGTACATCGACCGCTCTTTCTCCGAACGTTCAGGCATGCAGGTGGTGCGCGCCATCGGTGGCCGTGCGCCACTGCATCTGACGTCGACCGGCAAGCTGTTCCTGTCGATTGACGATCCCAAGGCAGTACGCGCTTATGCGACCCGTACCGGATTGGCCGGACACAACAAGAATTCGATCACCGATCTCAGCAAGCTGGAACGCGAACTGAGCATGGTGCGCGCGCTTGGCTACGCACGCGACAATGAAGAGCTGGAACTGGGTGTACGCTGCATGGCAGCCGGCATCCGCGACGACTCCGGCAAGCTGGTGGCAGGCCTGTCGATCTCAGCCCCCGCAGATCGCTTGCAGGAAGACTGGGTGGAAGATCTGATCACGACGGCGGCGCAGATTTCTTCTGCGCTGGGTTTTGTGAGTCAGCAGGATGGCGCAGTTTAA
- a CDS encoding IS110 family transposase, whose translation MDIDILGIDLAKRVFQLHGADRGGSAKYGAKVMRAELLATVRKLAPRIVAMEACSSAHYWGRRFKELGIEVRLISPQYVSPFVKTNKNDANDAAAIVEAASRPTMRFVPVKSVEQQDMRAVHRVRELLVHQRTAMINQVRGLLGERGVIIAQTPAAFKRAVPVALAQCEGDMTSTFQAILIELLEQMRVLEERIARTNQWIAAFMKHSVLCQKIQAIDGVGPITATAMVAAVGDAKEFKNGRHLSAWLGLVPRQYSSGGKSRLQGISKRGDTYLRTLLIHGARVVLRYAIGKADARSRWLQDLIARRGYNRAAVALANKNARVIQVLLSHPDSYRLSDRPV comes from the coding sequence ATGGATATAGACATTCTCGGAATTGACTTGGCTAAACGGGTGTTCCAGTTGCATGGTGCGGATCGCGGTGGTTCTGCAAAGTACGGCGCTAAAGTAATGCGCGCGGAGCTTCTGGCTACCGTGCGCAAGCTGGCACCTCGAATTGTGGCCATGGAAGCGTGTAGTTCAGCCCATTACTGGGGGCGGCGTTTCAAGGAGCTTGGTATTGAAGTCAGGCTGATCAGCCCGCAATATGTCAGCCCCTTCGTCAAGACCAACAAGAACGATGCCAACGATGCCGCGGCCATCGTTGAAGCCGCCAGCCGACCGACCATGCGCTTTGTACCGGTAAAGTCCGTCGAGCAGCAAGACATGAGAGCCGTTCATCGCGTACGTGAATTGCTGGTGCATCAGCGTACCGCCATGATCAATCAAGTCAGAGGCTTACTCGGCGAACGAGGCGTGATCATTGCACAGACACCTGCGGCATTCAAACGTGCAGTACCTGTCGCGCTGGCCCAGTGCGAGGGCGATATGACGAGTACCTTCCAAGCTATTTTGATCGAGCTGCTGGAACAAATGCGTGTCCTGGAAGAACGTATTGCACGTACCAATCAATGGATCGCTGCATTCATGAAGCATTCTGTGTTGTGCCAGAAGATTCAGGCAATCGATGGCGTGGGGCCGATTACCGCGACGGCGATGGTCGCAGCCGTGGGCGATGCGAAGGAATTCAAAAACGGCAGGCATCTGTCTGCGTGGCTCGGTCTGGTCCCGCGTCAGTACTCCTCCGGCGGCAAGTCTCGCCTGCAAGGAATCAGCAAGCGCGGCGACACGTACTTGCGAACGCTGTTGATTCATGGCGCCCGGGTCGTATTGCGCTACGCGATCGGCAAAGCCGATGCGCGCAGCCGATGGTTACAAGATTTGATCGCACGACGAGGTTATAACCGGGCGGCCGTTGCGCTAGCAAATAAGAACGCGCGCGTGATTCAAGTGTTGTTGAGCCATCCGGATAGTTATCGCTTATCGGACAGGCCTGTTTGA
- a CDS encoding sulfate ABC transporter substrate-binding protein — MLKKFIKSVAVAALFSQVVPLAHAADISLLNVSYDPTRELYADYNKAFAKYWKAKTGDNVTIKASHGGSGKQGRSVIDGIDADVVTLALAYDIDEISEKAKLLPADWQKRLDHNSSPYTSTIVFLVRKGNPKHIKDWDDLIKPGVSVITPNPKTSGGARWNYLAAWAYALKKGGNDAAARDYISKLFKNVPVLDSGARGATISFVERGLGDVLLAWENEALISLKEWGPDKFDVITPSISILAEPPVAVVDKVVDRRGTRKVAEEYLKHLYSDEGQEIIAKNYYRPINPKIAAKYASQYPKVNLITVDNTFGGWQKAQKDHFSDGGSFDQLYVPNKK, encoded by the coding sequence ATGTTGAAAAAGTTTATCAAGTCGGTTGCGGTGGCAGCCTTGTTTTCGCAGGTCGTGCCGCTGGCGCACGCCGCAGATATCTCGTTGCTGAACGTATCGTACGACCCGACTCGCGAACTCTACGCGGACTACAACAAGGCCTTCGCCAAGTACTGGAAAGCCAAGACCGGCGACAACGTCACCATCAAGGCATCCCACGGTGGTTCGGGTAAGCAAGGCCGCTCGGTCATTGACGGGATCGACGCCGACGTCGTCACACTGGCGCTGGCTTACGACATCGACGAAATCTCCGAAAAGGCCAAGCTGTTGCCGGCAGACTGGCAAAAGCGTCTCGATCACAATAGCTCGCCGTACACCTCGACCATCGTGTTCCTGGTGCGCAAGGGCAATCCAAAGCACATCAAGGATTGGGATGATCTGATCAAGCCGGGTGTGTCGGTGATCACGCCAAATCCGAAGACTTCCGGCGGCGCACGCTGGAACTACCTGGCGGCATGGGCCTACGCCTTGAAGAAGGGCGGCAATGACGCAGCAGCACGCGACTACATCTCCAAACTGTTCAAGAACGTGCCGGTGCTGGATTCCGGCGCACGCGGCGCCACCATCAGCTTCGTTGAACGCGGCCTGGGCGACGTCCTGCTGGCATGGGAAAACGAAGCGCTGATCTCGCTCAAGGAATGGGGCCCGGACAAGTTCGACGTCATCACACCATCGATCTCCATCCTGGCTGAACCGCCTGTTGCCGTGGTCGACAAAGTCGTTGATCGTCGCGGCACCCGCAAGGTCGCTGAAGAATATCTGAAGCATCTGTATTCCGATGAAGGCCAGGAAATCATCGCCAAGAACTACTACCGTCCGATCAACCCCAAGATCGCTGCGAAGTACGCTTCACAATATCCGAAGGTCAACCTGATCACGGTCGACAATACATTCGGCGGCTGGCAAAAGGCGCAGAAGGATCACTTCTCTGATGGCGGCAGCTTCGATCAGCTGTACGTGCCGAATAAGAAGTGA